One Brassica napus cultivar Da-Ae chromosome C2, Da-Ae, whole genome shotgun sequence DNA window includes the following coding sequences:
- the LOC106432944 gene encoding uncharacterized protein LOC106432944: MGENTNRSEAERLLGISEKLLESRDLNGSKEFAILAQETEPLLEGTDQILAVVDVLLASAAENRINNQPNWYKILQIEDPDQSSADADLIKKQYRRLALLLHPDKNRLPYADQAFRFVVDAWEVLSTASKKSQFDLVFTKVDLGGGRSKKKGTSERMSTFWTACPYCYALHEYPRVYQEYCIRCQNCQRAFHAASVPQLPPLVPGKDEYYCCWGFFPMGFVGGKGGEEAAAAAGDTTKFPNWMPPVFGQNGGVVIPTEPGSNVNGAGSSRGVPISFDGWSSGSGKRDAEAVRSDDNGGVISDGMPKKRGRGRPKKNV, translated from the coding sequence ATGGGAGAAAACACTAACCGCTCCGAAGCCGAACGCCTCCTCGGAATCTCGGAGAAGCTCCTCGAGTCGCGAGATCTGAACGGCTCAAAAGAGTTCGCCATCTTAGCTCAGGAGACAGAGCCTCTCCTCGAAGGCACAGATCAAATCCTCGCCGTGGTCGACGTCTTGCTCGCTTCCGCGGCGGAGAATCGCATCAACAACCAACCGAACTGGTACAAAATCCTCCAGATCGAAGATCCGGACCAATCCTCAGCAGACGCCGATCTGATCAAGAAGCAGTACCGCCGCCTCGCTCTCCTCCTCCACCCGGACAAAAACCGCCTCCCTTACGCCGATCAGGCGTTCCGGTTCGTGGTGGACGCATGGGAGGTGCTGTCGACGGCGTCGAAGAAGTCGCAGTTCGATCTCGTCTTCACGAAGGTGGATCTCGGTGGTGGGAGGAGTAAGAAGAAAGGGACGAGCGAGAGGATGAGTACGTTTTGGACGGCGTGTCCTTACTGTTACGCGCTTCACGAGTATCCTAGGGTTTATCAGGAGTATTGCATCAGATGCCAAAACTGCCAGCGTGCGTTTCACGCGGCGAGTGTTCCTCAGTTGCCTCCGTTGGTGCCTGGAAAGGACGAGTATTATTGCTGTTGGGGGTTTTTTCCGATGGGATTTGTTGGAGGTaaaggaggagaagaagctgCAGCCGCTGCGGGGGATACAACGAAGTTTCCGAACTGGATGCCTCCTGTGTTCGGACAGAATGGTGGTGTTGTTATTCCAACTGAACCTGGTTCTAATGTTAACGGGGCGGGTTCGTCTCGAGGTGTTCCGATTAGCTTTGATGGATGGTCAAGTGGTTCGGGGAAAAGAGATGCGGAGGCGGTGAGGAGTGATGACAATGGTGGAGTTATTTCTGATGGGATGCcgaagaagagaggaagaggGAGGCCTAAGAAGAATGTGTGA